One genomic window of bacterium includes the following:
- a CDS encoding 4Fe-4S dicluster domain-containing protein: protein MPQVYNWQLGRKMEYPYEERHAAQQFAFVFNINRCIGCQTCTMACKSTWTFSKGQEYMWWNNVETKPYGGYPQNWDVKSLQLLEEANPDKQAWDATQNGARRPYGTYSGMTIFEAAHRRIGPEGPQRVLGYLPSDEEWRFPNIGEDTAKGPKGVRGLYNKEGANLPEHKSWFFYLQRICNHCTYPACLAACPRKAIYKRPEDGIVLIDQERCRGYRKCVEACPYKKSMFRVDTRTSEKCIGCYPRIEGKEALSNGTPWETRCMTACVGKIRMQGLVNIDQNSGEWADDPQNPIYFLVKKEKVALPLYPQFGTEPNGYYIPPRWVPRPYLHQMFGPGVDQAIERYAAPSRELLAVMQLFRAQQAIVFRYEIKEGPKVFETKINGKPWALFNDTVIGYDNKGKEIVRLTIEEPFQRRPAERPNSI from the coding sequence ATGCCTCAGGTCTATAACTGGCAGCTTGGGCGGAAGATGGAGTATCCCTACGAAGAGCGTCATGCCGCGCAGCAATTCGCGTTTGTCTTCAACATCAATCGTTGTATCGGTTGTCAGACGTGCACCATGGCGTGCAAGTCCACCTGGACCTTCTCCAAGGGCCAGGAGTACATGTGGTGGAACAACGTCGAAACCAAGCCCTACGGGGGCTATCCGCAGAACTGGGACGTGAAGTCGCTCCAATTGCTTGAGGAAGCCAACCCTGACAAGCAGGCGTGGGATGCGACGCAAAATGGCGCCCGGCGCCCCTATGGGACTTACAGTGGGATGACCATTTTCGAGGCGGCGCACCGGCGGATCGGGCCCGAGGGTCCGCAGCGCGTTCTCGGCTATCTGCCGAGTGATGAGGAATGGCGTTTCCCCAACATCGGCGAGGACACCGCGAAGGGACCCAAGGGCGTCCGAGGCCTCTACAACAAAGAGGGCGCGAATCTGCCCGAGCACAAAAGCTGGTTTTTTTATCTCCAGCGCATTTGCAATCACTGCACCTATCCCGCGTGCCTGGCCGCGTGCCCCCGGAAGGCCATCTACAAGCGGCCTGAAGACGGCATCGTTCTCATCGACCAGGAGCGCTGCCGCGGCTACCGGAAGTGCGTGGAGGCCTGCCCGTACAAAAAATCCATGTTCCGGGTGGACACCCGCACGAGCGAGAAGTGCATTGGCTGCTATCCGCGCATCGAGGGAAAGGAAGCGCTCTCCAACGGGACCCCGTGGGAGACCCGTTGCATGACAGCCTGCGTCGGGAAAATCCGGATGCAGGGGTTGGTCAATATCGATCAAAATTCGGGCGAGTGGGCGGATGACCCGCAAAATCCCATCTATTTCCTGGTGAAGAAGGAAAAAGTGGCGCTGCCCCTTTATCCCCAATTCGGGACGGAGCCGAACGGCTACTACATCCCGCCGCGCTGGGTGCCGCGGCCCTACCTGCATCAGATGTTCGGGCCGGGAGTCGATCAGGCGATCGAGCGCTATGCGGCGCCCTCGCGGGAGCTTCTCGCCGTGATGCAGCTCTTCCGCGCTCAGCAAGCCATCGTCTTCCGCTACGAGATCAAGGAAGGCCCCAAGGTTTTCGAAACGAAGATCAACGGAAAGCCCTGGGCTTTGTTCAACGACACGGTTATTGGCTACGACAACAAGGGGAAAGAGATTGTGCGGCTCACCATCGAGGAGCCTTTCCAGAGGCGGCCGGCCGAGCGGCCCAACAGCATTTAA